The Anguilla rostrata isolate EN2019 chromosome 2, ASM1855537v3, whole genome shotgun sequence genome contains the following window.
CATGCTGCGCGTTATTGCAATATGCTGTGCTTTTTCCCCGAATGTGCCTCGGTGGGGTAATTTGTCTCAGTATCCTAATGTGCAGCTGCGGTGTAAATCCGTCCCGGGCCCAAAGCTGTTATTAGCCTGATTGACTCCACAGCCAACAAGAGCCCGAACATTTTCCCTTCACGTTAATGCAGACCGTTattacccctgcccccccacagcAGCTGTGAAATTAGGAGATGTGTCTGTCCCCCCCACGTCCCCACCCCTCACGTCCCCACCCGTCACGGTGGGGAGATTTGGGGGGGTGTGACAGATAGAATGGGGGGTTGCCATTACGCAGTAATTTGGGGAATGACAGCagaagagagggggacagacagacggatgcaGCAGGGACTGCAGACTAATTACACACTTCTGGGTTCAGCTCTCGCTGTTTTCGGCTGGTAGGCtcgaagggtggggggggagcccCAAACTCTGTGGGGGTCCCTGCACCCCGAATTCTACAATGCCAGACTACGCCGCCATGATACATTTCTCTGCtcacctgggtcaaataccttttctgaaatacatttgaCAACGCTAAAATTCCTGCAGGTTACTACTGGCAGTTTTGCAGGAAATACTccttttcataaatattcagaatTCAAACATCTCCTTCCGTGTGATTGTATGTCTTTGGGTAGCTAACGTGTGTTGCTGTAACTTCTCAGGGTTCTGCAGGGAGTGTTATTTCCAGCATCTGAGGGGTTATTTCATGCGTGTGTTTTGGCCCCAGGTGCGATTCTCTCTCCCTTCCGTCTTTGTTTTTGCGCAGGTagctgaagaggaggaagagaattTATCTCTGTTCCTCCTTCGGCGACTTCCCGTTCCCCTCCACCGAAACGCTTGTCACACGCCCCCATTGTGCACCCTGAAGGCTAAAACACACGGTGTGAGCGCACGGTGACGCTAGCGTCATTAGCAGGCTGGTGCTTTCCCTCTAATGATACGCTATTGAAAATGCTACGCTAATTACAGCCTAGCGTGCATACAGTACGAGCACCCGCGCATTACCCTCACAATTATCCCGCAGTGCACTGACTGCATGAGGCTCTcacttatgaaagcaaactaacTGATGGATGAGTGGGTAAATCCCTGAAAGCCAAACAATGCGCTTAAACAGGCCTAGATTAgctctgtttgtttctctgtaCTTTGTGCAGAATTCATGGGACTGCATTGTAATTGTTCAGGTCAGTGTTTTTGCAGAGTAAATTGATCCCGTTTCCCCAGGaaccctgtttttttctctttttttttttttaaataactgactTTCGGgaaaatgatgtcattgatTTGAGGTcacagcgagagagggagagttgtCGGGCAGTAAAGGAGAGGTAAACTGTTGGCAGTGTTTTAGCGCGGCCTGTGGGCTGGCCGTGATGTAGAGCTCCTGTGACCGCGCCCTTCGCATCAGGAGGCGCGGTTTAATGGGGTGCGTCGTCCTGTTCGCGGTCTCAGGCCGCTCACGCGCAGCAGACCGTCGCATGCGGTTCGCACTGGCCGTGATGACCCGCGTTTAGAACTATGGGCCAGAcctgggtccccccccccgcgcgatCAGAGCGCTAAGCCAAGCGTGCCACCTGCTGCCTCCTCCGCCTGAAACTCAAAGGAGCTCCAGCAATAAAGCAAACCCCCTTCCTGATAACAACACTCCAGTTTGAGATTAAAAGCAATTCTGCggttgttttcttgttttgccAAGTCAGGTTTTTGGCTCTTTTATCGCAGCAGAAGTgttcttttatttccttttaatatGGAAAAAGATTGATGTGGGTGAAAGGTGAGATGAGGGGCGGGAGATCAGGTCAGAGAAGCCATCCCCGTCACATTCCGTCACGATGTTGCCACGACGACCGTTTCTCGTGTGCAAAGTGGTCCGTAGCCATCTCGGCGGATTTGAGCTTCCTCATTTCTTTTCAGTTCTCACGTACTGGCCACAGAACTTTATGTCTGTGAAGTTTACTTTTGGCTGAGTTTTGCCACTAGGGTTATTTTTTGAATCCGTAGCTTTAATTGAAGAGACGGATGTGACAGAGATTTGTCTCTCCCAGGAGGGCTTCAGCAGTTTCCgcagttgtcttttttttttttctttttttttgtcctcgtTTGCTTGTTTGTCCCcacagaagtttaaaaaaaagtggaaagGCCCTCTTGTGCTTTTTAACTGGTCATACCTCAAAATAACCCCTGGGTGTGATGAGAAAATCATGGTGGATCCTGGAGGCCACACCACAGTCATTCATAAACTGACAGCTCCTCTGTTTCCTTCAGGCACTGCTGAGGACAGCTATGGGCTGTGAGTGTATTGTTACTTCAGCTTCCTGTTAACCTCAGTGGAGTGGTTTCTGAGGCTACAAATACCAAAAATCAGAATGTGCTGATAAGATAACAGAAAAAAGATACTGTCATGAGCAGAAAAGATTTGCAATGCTTCAGAATACACaggaaaatattcaaattacattttatgatttttaggCACTGCAGTTTTTAGAAAAGGAAAGATGCTGTGTTTTATATTCCAAAAAGTGAACATTTGCTGTATGTTGTAGTATAATTAATTTCCCTAAGGGTAAAGTGATGACTGCAGTTAAggatttttctgtttgtgcacCTATTTACATAACAGTttacctaaaaaataaaaatgtagaatatAAACAGTTCTAAGGATGTATGCCCACAAGCCCTTTGGCACTAAAGTAGGTATAATACTGTAGAAAATCATTTCTAATctgtatatctctctctctcgctctctctctcgctcagggAGGAGAAGAGCGAGCAGCTGATGGACTGCaggcaggagctggagaaccTGGAGGCGGAGCTAAAGAGGATCCAGCAGGAGGTGCCGTACATGTGGGCTTTATCATATACCTGAGGTGTTCATTATCTACCTGTGGGGTTTATCATATACCCAGTGGGTTTTATTATCTACTTGTGGGCATTGTCGTATGCCCGAGGAGGTCATTACCTACCTGTGGGCTTTATGTTACACCTGAGGGGGGTTCATTATCTACCTGTGCTTTATGATATACCCGAGGAGGCTGTGTAGCGATAGCGGGTCTGTTGATTAAAGGGTGAGCTGGACATTATACCGGATAAAGTTGTGTGTTTTGATCCCTGCAGAACATGCAGCTGCTGGCAGATGCCCGGTCGGCCCGGGCCTACCGTGACGAGCTGGACGCCCTGCGGGAGAAGGCCATCCGCGTCGACAAGCTGGAGAGCGAAGTGGGGCGCTACAAGGAGAAGCTGCACGACATTGAGTTCTACAGGGCCAGAGTGGAGGTATGAGGGGCTATAGAGTTCTACAGGGACAGCGTGGAAGTATGAGAAGCTTCAATAGAGTTCTACAGGGTCAGAGTGGAGGTATGAGGGGCTGCCATGGAGTTCTACAGGGTCAAAGTGGAGGTTTGGGAAATGAGACTACCATAGAATTCTTTCGGGCCAGGATAGAGCTATGAGAGTTGGAACTACCATAGAGTTCTGCAGGGCCAGGATGGAGGTATGAAGGACTACCATGGAGTTCTACAGGACCAGGGTGATGATGCCACACAGGAAGCTGTACCGTGGATTGTGAatgctgttctctgtgctgtgtccgcaggagctgaaggaggatAACCAGGTGCTCCTGGAGACAAAGAACATGCTTGAGGACCAGCTGGAGGGCTCTAGGGCGCGCTCAGACAAGCTGCATGAGCTAGAGAAGGAGAACCTGCAGCTGAAGGCCAAGATCCACGACATGGAGATGGTAAGCCCcgaggcattctgggtaatctcTGAAGCTCTGTATTTTTGGCTATCCTCCACGGGCAGAAATGGGCTTGCAGATTGGACACAATTGTTTGAACAAAGGTTGTGGCTAGTATGATGTTTCCAGTTCCATCAGCTGCTCTCCAGTTCCATTGGCTGGTCTTTGGTCCAATCCGGTGGTCTCCATTCCCATCACCTAATCATCCCCATTCTCTAGAACCATCACATTTCCATTACAAATGATTGGCCTCCAGTCATCTACAGCTGGTGTCCTCTatcccctcccaccaccaccaggaCCGGGACGTAGACAGGAAGCGGATCGAGGAGCTCCTGGAGGAGAACCTGTCTCTGGAGATGGCTCAGAAGCAGAGCATGGATGAGTCTCTCCACCTGGGCTGGGAGCTGGAGCAGCTCTCCAAAACGCCGGAGCACACAGAcggtgagtcccccccccccccttagcccGGTGACGGTCCCTTCCGGAAGGACTACAGCACTGTAGCAGGTCCAGGGGAGGTGTCGAGCAGTGGGGTCCTCCCGTTGGCCAGTTTACCTGACAGTGATCATCCTGTGTtttcatacagtaaatgtgcGAATTGCATCAGTAGAAATGGGAACACAATTTGAAATAATGATCACAACCcctgactgtgcgtgtgtgtgtgtgtatattcgtgtgtgcgtgtgtgtgtgtgtgtgtgtgtgtgcgcacggcCTGCCGCCGCGTTCCAGTCCTGCCCCAGAAGTCCCTGAGGCACGAGGTGAACGAGCTGACGTCCAGCCAGCTGCtgaagctggagaaggagaaccAGACGCTGCAGCGCACTGTGGAGGAGCTAGGGGGCGGCGGCGAGCCCTCAGAGAGGACTCACACCCGGCTCCTCAAGGCCGAGAAGGAGAACCAGAGACTCGCCGAGAAGGTGGGAAAATGGCGCACCTGTACAGGTGCAGGAGACCAGGGGGGTTTGAGAAAGGAATTCACAAACAGTCCGCAGATATAGAATCAGACGCAGAAAATCTGTATAaatctttagaaaaaatgtcaaaGAAAAATTAAAGTGAGGCTAAAAGCTGCAACTCTTTTCTTCGTGAAGTGAGAGAGAAGCATACGGGACCGAGAAACAAATCTGCTGTCTGACAGAAACTGGTCATGGTcatcaaaactgaaaaaggaagtatgcaccattttaaaacaaaggaaagaagTCGATTCTAGAGTAGGAAGCAGGCAGACTCTGTCTGATGAGATAATGGTGTTGATAAATGTTCTCTGTACAAACCTTTATCGTTTCAGGCTAATGCAAGTAAACTTGCAGTAGAGTAAGTCATTGATGGTCGGGgtgtgcttttttccttttaatttggTCGTTTAATTGAGGATGTATTTTATGGGGTAAATGCTGTACTTATGCCTGTAGATTAGGCTTAAATTTGAGAGAATAATAAAGTCCTTTCATCCCCCTCCTAAATGAATTGCAATTGATGTTTCTTACTAAAGAATTGAATTAAATACAGGCTTTGGAAAggacatggggaaaaaaatgcagaggacaTCGTGGACATacagccatgtgtgtgtgtgtgcgcctgtatgcgcgtgtgtatgcatgtgtgtgagtgtgtgtgcgtgtctctcgCCTGGTACCTGTGTCAGCGCTGCCGTGTGTCTGTCCTGCGCAGCTGAAGCAGCTGGACAGCGAGATGAGCGCAGACAGGCAGAGTCTGCAGAGCGCTGAGAGCCTCAAGAGTGACCTGATGAGAGAGAAGGGGCAGCTGGAGAAGACGCTCGAGACACTGAGAGACATGTCTGAGAGACAGgtacccccaaccccaaccctaatcCAACCCTAaccaccacccacccaacccTACTCACCCTGCTCTCCAACCCCAGCCCTAATCCCAATCCTAaccaccacccacccaacccTATTCACCCTGCTCTCCAACCCTAACCTTGCACCCCAGTCCAAACCTCACCCCACTTCTCTGTAGCCTCTCATTATTGAAATGCATGATGTTATTATGAAATTAGCTTATCATGATGTAAAAGAGGACAATGGTATACTGTATGATTCACTGTGTGCGTTTACAGAGTCTCCCCTCCTTTTCCAGGTGAAGGTTCTGGAGCAGGAGAACGAGCGGCTGACCCAGACGGTGGCGACCCTGCGGCAGCGGTCCCAGATCAGTGTGGAGGCGCGGGTGCGAGACGTGGAGAAGGAGAACCGGGCCCTGCACGAGTCCGTGAAGGAGAGCGGCGCCCGGCTGAGCAAGGCCGAGTTCGAGCGCGCGCAGCTGCGGAAGGATCTGGAAGCGCAGCGGGAGAAGGCCGACAGGGcggaggagctggaggcgcAGGTGCAGCGCCTGGAGCGAGAGAACGAGGCCCTGCAGAAACGCGCCGCCACCCTGGGCCTCACCTGCGACAGGTGAGGAGGCTCTGCTTCATCTCCGCACCCGCgcgggtgtgggtgtgctgttagggttagggctagagtGTAAAGATTTTTCTTCACTTGTCTTAATGGAAAAatcacataattaaaatgattacattacTCACGTTTTGATGGTAAGTTTTGgtctgctgaatgcctaaatgtaatagtttcaataataataataagtggatttatttatttatagattttttaaaatacgatGTTCTGTAAGTGCAGTGTCTTTGTTCTTTCTAACTGTTTTTAATatcatgtttgtatgtgtagtGATATGTCCTTTTTCTGTCCATTTTAATACCATGGAAGGTGACCTTGAGTGTTCAGAAAGGcgcctgataaataaaatgtattattattattgttattattattattattataaatgttaaCAGGCTGGAGGCCGTGGAGCGCGAGAACGCGGAGCGGGAGGTGGAGACGCGGGGCCTGCGGAAGAAGCTGGACGCCCTGAGGGCCGCGGAGCTCCAGCTGGAGGCGCTGGAGAAGGAGAAcgcccagctggaggaggagaacctGGAGCTGCGCAGGTCCGGGGAGGCGCAGCGGGCGGCGGGGTCTCGGGCGgcccagctggagcaggagaacagggagctggaggaggagcgggcCCAGCTCCGCAAGAGCCTGGAGCTCCTGAGGGCCTCCAGCCGGAAGACGGAGCGGCTGGAGGCCAGCTGCCAGGGCCTGGACACGGAGAACCAGCGGCTGCAGAAGGCCCTGGAGAGCGGCGGCCGCAAGATCCAGCAGCTGGAGGACGAGCTGCAGGAGGTGGAGGCGGAGAACCAGGGCCTGCAGCGcagcctggaggagctgaaggtcTCCAGCAAGcgcctggagcagctggagaaggagagccGGGCCCTGGAGCAGGAGACGGCCCAGCTGGAGAGGGACAAGAagcagctggagaaggagaaccGGCGGCTGCGGCAGCAGGCCGAGATCCGCGACGCCACGCTGGACGAGAGCCACGCCCGCCTGGCCCGCCTGGAGCAGGAGAACCGCGCCCTGGGCAAGGAGGCCGCCATCTCCAGGGACTCCTGCGGCCGCGTCCGCGACCTGGAGAAGGACAACAAGGAGCTGCTCAAGCAGGCCACCATCGACAAGAAGACCCTGCTCACCTTACGAGAGGTACCCCTGTTCCCCATACCATGCTGTGCCTCACTTCCTACTTGTGATGTCTGAAAGATTTTCATCCTGCTGTTGCCACTGTGTGAGCAGGACATCAGAGGAGCATTCACGTCTTATATATTTATCTCAATAATATACTTATGTTTCTgtcttcatttgtttgtttatcatttcTATATTGAGGTGCCAGTTtggtgatgtaatgtaatgtaatgtaatggtgatGCAGGAGCTGGTGAATGAGAAGCTGACGGCGCAGCAGATGAATAACGAGCTGGAGAAGCTGACTCACGAGCTAGAGAAGATCGGCCTCAATAAGGAGAGACTTCTGCAGGACGAGCAGAGCTCTGACCACAGGTACACTCACTTCTTACCTttaccacagacacactcacatgttCCCTTTACCACAGGTACACTTTTACCTGTCAGCTTTACTACAGGGACACTCTGACCTGTTCCCTTTACCACAGGTACACTCCCACCTGTCAGCTGTCCTAATGTATGTGTTTGGCCCACAGCAGGTACCAGCTGCTGGAGTCAAAGCTGGAGTCCACGCTGAAGAAGTCCCTGGAGATCAAGGAAGAGAAGATCGCCGCCCTGGAGGCCAGACTGGAGGAGTCATCCAACCTCAACCAGCAGCTGCGGCAGGAGCTGAAGACCGTGAGTCTTAtgcttacagacacacacactcacacactcatatatacacacacacacatacacacacacatgcattcttacacacacacacacacacacacacacacacacccatgcattctcatacacgcacacagacatgtacacacacatgcgcatatacacacagtgtgACCTCAGGGTTCACTTTTGACTCCTTGCAGGTGAAGAAGAACTACGAGGCgctgcagcagagagaggaagaggaacgcATGGTGCAGAGCTCCCCCCTGAGGGCAGGAGAGGAGCTGCAGGCGGCCAGTAAGTGGGAGAAGGAGAGCCGGGAGGCGACCAGGGAGTTACTGAAGGTGAAGGACCGGCTGATCGAGGTGGAGAGGAACGTGAGTGGAACCGCACGCACGTGTAAAACACTATGACACGCATAACACACTATGAGACGTTTAACGCACTACAGCAAGACTACAACGCGATAACACACTACAAAAAGTGTAACACattacaccacacaccacacaatggCTCATATAACACACAACAATATGTATTAAACACATAATATGCTAcaacacatttaacacattaCACTACTGTATATAACACAGTACAACATGTATTACACACGTCTGACATAGTACAATAGGTCTTGTTAACactttttttatacacatttgTGTATATCTATATCTATGTGGTCAGGGGTTCAGACAATATTTGTGATTTGCtgtaatgtttatgtttataatgcgtatgcgtgcgtgttCCGGCTGCGCAGAACGCCACGCTGCAGGCGGAGAAGCAGGCGCTGCGCACGCAGCTGAAGCAGCTGGAGACGCAGAGCGACAACCTGCAGGCGCAGATCCTGGTTCTGCAGCGGCAGACCGCCTCGCTGCAGGAGAGCAACACCACCCTGCAGACGCAGAACGCCAAGCTGCAGGTACGTCTGCACCGCAGCATCGTGGGAAGGCTGGGGTCCGTCTGCACCGCTGCATCGTGGGAAGGGTGGGGTCCGTCTGCACCGCTGCATCGTGGGAAGGGTGGGGTCCGTCTGCACTGCTGTGGAACTGTTTTAAATGTCTCAGCAGCTCCAACACAAACATCCAAGAGAAGCTTTTGGCCTGTGTCCATTGGGTGGTGTGTATTTTAAGGTTAGCATTGACTTTAGCTCCACGGAGGTGGTATAAATCCTCCCCGTcacagaaacccccccccccctcagatgtaaccccgccccctcccctgccccccccaggtgGAGAACTCCACGCTGAGCTCCCAGAGTGCCTCTCTGATGGCGCAGAACGCGCAGCTGCAGAGCCAGCAGTGCAGCGCCGAGAGCGAGCGGGAGGGGGCGCTGCGGGAGCGGGAGGACCTGCGCTGCGCCCACGAGCTGCTGCTGCGCGACCACGAGAAGCTGGCGGCGCTGCACGAGCGCCAGGCCGCCGAGTACGAGGCGCTCATCGGCAAGCACGGCGGCCTCAAGGCCGCGCACAAGAGCCTGGAGCTGGAGCACCGCGAGCTGGAGGACCGGTGAGCCCGCGCCACCTGTCAACGCTGTCTCAGAGCTTTTGCAGTACACTCACAATGCTCTAAGAACACTCTCTAACCTTTCCTCAACACTCTCTCAACGATGTCTCAGCACTGTCTCAACGCTGTCTCAGCACTGTCTCAACGCTGTCTCAGTGCTCTCACAATGCACTCACAATGCTCTAAGAGCACTCTCTCAACCTTCTCTCAACGCTCCCTCAACGCTCCCTCAACGCTCTCTCAACGCCTGTCACAGTCTCGCGCTCTCGCAGTACTCACATGCTCTAAGACACCTCTAACCTGCTCAACGCTCTCTCAACGATGTCTCAGCACTGTCTCAACGCTGTCTCAGCACTGTCTCAACGCTGTCTCAGTGCTCTCACAATGCACTCACAATGCTCTAAGAGCACTCTCTCAACCTTCTCTCAACGCTCCCTCAACGCTCTCTCAACGCTCTGTCAACAATGTCTCCGCGCTCTCGCAGTACTCACAATGCTCTAAGAACACTCTTTCAACACTTTGTATCTTCCCTCAATGCTGCCTGAACGCTTTCACAATACACCCACAATGCCCTGACACCATTCTCACAGGCTGTGCGTGTGAAATTCACCCGTGCTGAAGGTCGCGCTTGCTGAAGGTCTCCTGTGTTTCACGGCCGCAGGTATAACCAGCTGCTGAAGCAGAAGGACCAGCTGAAGCAGCTGGAGAGGGATCTGAAGGCCGAGCAGGAGAAGATGCTCTCGGAGAGCCGTGATCACAAAGCCACCACCGAGCAGTACCACCGACTCAAGGAGGAAAACGACAAGTGAGTTCGGGAAACGGGACAGACAGCCCCGTGTGTGAATGGGCCATTTGGTAGGACCACTCACTTTGAGCGTTACACTTAAAATCAACTTTCCACAGGCATGTAATTTTCAAAAGGTTACTTTTCCTTTAAAAGTTATTGAAGTAATATTTGTTCTATGTAGGCATGTTAAATGA
Protein-coding sequences here:
- the LOC135245343 gene encoding girdin-like isoform X11 — its product is MESEVFTPLLEQFMLTPLVTWVKTFGQLGEKDGGKLSEYIELVDGIYLNEIMLQINPKASVQRTNKNVNNDSTLRIQNLTILIRQIKSYYQETLQQFIMMPLPNVLTLGRNPLCEQGLEEIKKLLLLLLGCAVQCEEKEEYIDRIQTLDFHTKAVIASHIQEVTHNQENVLDLQWVEVEDLAPEDLESLSRNMAFHLKRLVDERDEQLEKIVELTQERDCGQYYPPAPCTQSPNGSPSMHRTESRQHLSVELADAKAKIRRLRQELEEKSEQLMDCRQELENLEAELKRIQQENMQLLADARSARAYRDELDALREKAIRVDKLESEVGRYKEKLHDIEFYRARVEELKEDNQVLLETKNMLEDQLEGSRARSDKLHELEKENLQLKAKIHDMEMDRDVDRKRIEELLEENLSLEMAQKQSMDESLHLGWELEQLSKTPEHTDVLPQKSLRHEVNELTSSQLLKLEKENQTLQRTVEELGGGGEPSERTHTRLLKAEKENQRLAEKLKQLDSEMSADRQSLQSAESLKSDLMREKGQLEKTLETLRDMSERQVKVLEQENERLTQTVATLRQRSQISVEARVRDVEKENRALHESVKESGARLSKAEFERAQLRKDLEAQREKADRAEELEAQVQRLERENEALQKRAATLGLTCDRLEAVERENAEREVETRGLRKKLDALRAAELQLEALEKENAQLEEENLELRRSGEAQRAAGSRAAQLEQENRELEEERAQLRKSLELLRASSRKTERLEASCQGLDTENQRLQKALESGGRKIQQLEDELQEVEAENQGLQRSLEELKVSSKRLEQLEKESRALEQETAQLERDKKQLEKENRRLRQQAEIRDATLDESHARLARLEQENRALGKEAAISRDSCGRVRDLEKDNKELLKQATIDKKTLLTLREELVNEKLTAQQMNNELEKLTHELEKIGLNKERLLQDEQSSDHSRYQLLESKLESTLKKSLEIKEEKIAALEARLEESSNLNQQLRQELKTVKKNYEALQQREEEERMVQSSPLRAGEELQAASKWEKESREATRELLKVKDRLIEVERNNATLQAEKQALRTQLKQLETQSDNLQAQILVLQRQTASLQESNTTLQTQNAKLQVENSTLSSQSASLMAQNAQLQSQQCSAESEREGALREREDLRCAHELLLRDHEKLAALHERQAAEYEALIGKHGGLKAAHKSLELEHRELEDRYNQLLKQKDQLKQLERDLKAEQEKMLSESRDHKATTEQYHRLKEENDKLNTAHSQLLRDTEALQAEHRALKTQMNSGKLELTRLEAEFSRLKEQYQQLDITSTKLTNQCELLSQLKGNLEEENKHLLDQIQTLMLQNRTLLEQTMESKDLFHVEQRQYIDKLNELRRQKEKLEEKIMDQYKFYDPSPPRRALLSSVVVSPRRRGNWITLKMRKLMKPKSRMRSLPLSPPRSESTEAFLAPPDSQDSSSLGSGSASMDDSLSHKRSNMSALKRFPFMRSKPKEKDRNKTLFRRSMSMNDLLHTVALAGGHWASSSENLDRPEEGATRQRRKELGSLAFSTTAINYTSLHPPAGPSAKQSLRAKDDTSCEDVTPATVDNANGLRSPAAGAVNGSRSRPQSESSGEFSPSLENEAWSCGSSPAQRSARHSPQVPRRAPEPPAPQAPRKGPSLGGEVLSLQQFLQEPAEPGIGENPPAETLPLSCDSSPSTQRERAGLPSGGRGILRSASGRAGTADSSPRSGPASRPSLRKAESTRVRGSAPRPSLATQGKATSVSERLNSAGSASRGGSAASGSALPRASSVISTAEGSSRRTSIHDFMAKDTRAPVSIDPSPAKATPATKATPNVEGSRERRRSKSRTGEQKSS
- the LOC135245343 gene encoding girdin-like isoform X6 produces the protein MESEVFTPLLEQFMLTPLVTWVKTFGQLGEKDGGKLSEYIELVDGIYLNEIMLQINPKASVQRTNKNVNNDSTLRIQNLTILIRQIKSYYQETLQQFIMMPLPNVLTLGRNPLCEQGLEEIKKLLLLLLGCAVQCEEKEEYIDRIQTLDFHTKAVIASHIQEVTHNQENVLDLQWVEVEDLAPEDLESLSRNMAFHLKRLVDERDEQLEKIVELTQERDCGQYYPPAPCTQSPNGSPSMHRTESRQHLSVELADAKAKIRRLRQELEEKSEQLMDCRQELENLEAELKRIQQENMQLLADARSARAYRDELDALREKAIRVDKLESEVGRYKEKLHDIEFYRARVEELKEDNQVLLETKNMLEDQLEGSRARSDKLHELEKENLQLKAKIHDMEMDRDVDRKRIEELLEENLSLEMAQKQSMDESLHLGWELEQLSKTPEHTDVLPQKSLRHEVNELTSSQLLKLEKENQTLQRTVEELGGGGEPSERTHTRLLKAEKENQRLAEKLKQLDSEMSADRQSLQSAESLKSDLMREKGQLEKTLETLRDMSERQVKVLEQENERLTQTVATLRQRSQISVEARVRDVEKENRALHESVKESGARLSKAEFERAQLRKDLEAQREKADRAEELEAQVQRLERENEALQKRAATLGLTCDRLEAVERENAEREVETRGLRKKLDALRAAELQLEALEKENAQLEEENLELRRSGEAQRAAGSRAAQLEQENRELEEERAQLRKSLELLRASSRKTERLEASCQGLDTENQRLQKALESGGRKIQQLEDELQEVEAENQGLQRSLEELKVSSKRLEQLEKESRALEQETAQLERDKKQLEKENRRLRQQAEIRDATLDESHARLARLEQENRALGKEAAISRDSCGRVRDLEKDNKELLKQATIDKKTLLTLREELVNEKLTAQQMNNELEKLTHELEKIGLNKERLLQDEQSSDHSRYQLLESKLESTLKKSLEIKEEKIAALEARLEESSNLNQQLRQELKTVKKNYEALQQREEEERMVQSSPLRAGEELQAASKWEKESREATRELLKVKDRLIEVERNNATLQAEKQALRTQLKQLETQSDNLQAQILVLQRQTASLQESNTTLQTQNAKLQVENSTLSSQSASLMAQNAQLQSQQCSAESEREGALREREDLRCAHELLLRDHEKLAALHERQAAEYEALIGKHGGLKAAHKSLELEHRELEDRYNQLLKQKDQLKQLERDLKAEQEKMLSESRDHKATTEQYHRLKEENDKLNTAHSQLLRDTEALQAEHRALKTQMNSGKLELTRLEAEFSRLKEQYQQLDITSTKLTNQCELLSQLKGNLEEENKHLLDQIQTLMLQNRTLLEQTMESKDLFHVEQRQYIDKLNELRRQKEKLEEKIMDQYKFYDPSPPRRALLSSVVVSPRRRGNWITLKMRKLMKPKSRMRSLPLSPPRSESTEAFLAPPDSQDSSSLGSGSASMDDSLSHKRSNTMNDLLHTVALAGGHWASSSENLDRPEEGATRQRRKELGSLAFSTTAINYTSLHPPAGPSAKQSLRAKDDTSCEDVTPATVDNANGLRSPAAGAVNGSRSRPQSESSGEFSPSLENEAWSCGSSPAQRSARHSPQVPRRAPEPPAPQAPRKGPSLGGEVLSLQQFLQEPAEPGIGENPPAETLPLSCDSSPSTQRERAGLPSGGRGILRSASGRAGTADSSPRSGPASRPSLRKAESTRVRGSAPRPSLATQGKATSVSERLNSAGSASRGGSAASGSALPRASSVISTAEGSSRRTSIHDFMAKDTRAPVSIDPSPAKATPATKATPSEYPAPTPAPPALAYETLLEEEPPKTSAPNLGSFLGSSFTIDSVFMDTIFSDPPYPGAGKSHTFLSLNPSLVCNISGPPPKHAAWPAQTGQEAHGKPGPPQPNGQPPEHSAGGDITDPGQVTAELPALSSEDKQSLWFEYGCV